Proteins from one Acropora muricata isolate sample 2 chromosome 9, ASM3666990v1, whole genome shotgun sequence genomic window:
- the LOC136930073 gene encoding tachykinin-like peptides receptor 86C: MLFKLQFKFSCRIYLTFLVFYFILSFSFSNLDRRFQFNKEAMNISNTSTDQGSKLLAERLSSTGKFIITFLYAASIVFGLAGNSIAIYFSVTKKAGNRITNMLILNMAIADLLVTIFTMPVNLLLLHVRRRWIGGTFGEISCKIVSVPASISIVMVVSIDRFFAVVYPMKARAFRQKIKMVTLAAWVCSAAYAILYGISFGILEHDGIYYCSPWFPPLDNLTSFQIYYLITFIFFYCAPLLILMVLYTLMSRKLWKRKIPGNVTEERHKSSEQEKRRVIIALISITVVFAVFWFPAHVMHYITFFRTTDVYPKVPLEIEWLFYWIGTFNSCVNPCLYVLLSRGYRRYMLQILHRLGVFCTLLRLPSQ; encoded by the exons ATGCTTTTCAAATTACAGTTTAAATTCAGTTGTCGTATTTATCTCacctttcttgttttttattttattttatccttttctttttcaaatttagaCCGCCGTTTTCAGTTTAATAAAGAAGCCATGAACATTTCTAACACAAGCACAGATCAAG GAAGTAAACTCCTGGCAGAAAGATTAAGTTCAACCGGTAAATTCATCATCACCTTCTTGTATGCTGCCTCAATCGTGTTTGGATTGGCCGGGAACAGCATTGCCATTTATTTTTCAGTCACCAAAAAGGCAGGCAACAGAATCACTAATATGTTGATCCTCAACATGGCCATTGCTGACCTACTCGTTACAATATTTACGATGCCAGTCAACCTGCTTCTCTTGCACGTGCGCCGCAGATGGATCGGAGGAactttcggagaaatttctTGTAAAATCGTGTCCGTACCCGCTTCGATATCTATTGTCATGGTAGTTTCGATCGATCGCTTTTTCGCTGTCGTGTACCCAATGAAAGCGCGAGCATTTcggcaaaaaatcaaaatggtgACTTTGGCCGCATGGGTTTGCTCGGCGGCATACGCTATTCTATATGGGATCTCTTTTGGGATACTAGAACATGATGGCATTTACTACTGCTCACCCTGGTTTCCTCCCCTAGATAACTTGACTTCTTTCCAGATTTACTATCTGATaacgtttatttttttttactgcgcTCCGCTATTAATTCTGATGGTTCTCTACACGCTCATGTCGCGGAAGCTTTGGAAACGAAAGATACCTGGAAACGTCACTGAAgaaagacacaaatcatcagaaCAAGAAAAGCGCAGGGTTATAATTGCTTTGATATCGATTACAGTTGTGTTTGCAGTTTTCTGGTTTCCAGCTCATGTTATGCACTATATTACGTTTTTTCGAACAACGGATGTTTACCCTAAAGTTCCATTGGAGATTGAATGGTTGTTTTATTGGATTGGCACTTTTAACAGCTGTGTGAATCCGTGTTTGTACGTGCTGCTCAGCCGGGGTTATCGTCGATATATGCTGCAAATCCTCCATCGTTTAGGTGTTTTTTGTACTCTTTTGCGGCTTCCATCGCAGTAA